In Eublepharis macularius isolate TG4126 chromosome 4, MPM_Emac_v1.0, whole genome shotgun sequence, the following are encoded in one genomic region:
- the PVALEF gene encoding parvalbumin-like EF-hand-containing protein has product MEDDFACQVKKMALAMGASLTDKDIDLLPSDMRHHASFNYAKFFEYMQKFMASEERESHLKKAFQLLDKDGSGFIEWNEIKYILSTVPSNMPVVPLSDEEAEAIIQAADTDGDGRIDFQEFSDLVTKEKIPKKK; this is encoded by the exons ATGGAGGACGATTTTGCTTGCCAAGTCAAGAAGATGGCCTTGGCCATGGGAGCATCCCTGACAGACAAGGATATTGACCTGCTGCCTTCAGACATGAGGCATCATG CTTCCTTCAACTACGCCAAATTCTTCGAATATATGCAGAAGTTTATGGCATCAGAGGAGCGGGAATCACACTTGAAAAAGGCTTTCCAGTTGCTCGACAAGGACGGCAGCGGCTTCATTGAATGGAATGAAATCAA GTATATTTTATCCACAGTGCCCAGCAACATGCCCGTGGTGCCCTTATCAGATGAAGAAGCTGAAGCCATCATCCAGGCTGCTGATACAGACGGGGACGGGCGGATCGATTTCCAAG AGTTTTCAGATCTGGTCACAAAGGAGAAGATTCCAAAGAAAAAATAG